Part of the Leptospira yasudae genome is shown below.
CTTCAGCGTGATCGTTTTTCCTTCGGGAGAATAAGAGGATGCGTTCGAGATTAAGTTTAAAAGCATGTGTTCCAAAAGAACCCAATCCGCGGCGATCATCAAAGGTTCAGGCATCTCTACGACAAACTTTTGACCTTTGGAGGAAACGACTCCTTCCACGGTGTAACTTAAATTCTCCACAAGAGATTTCAGGGAGAATTCTTCATCGCCGGCGATCTTCGTTTGATTTTCGATTCGAGTGATGGTCAGCATATCTTCGACGATACGCACCATACGATCCGTGTTTCTGGAAATCGCGTCTAGAAATCGTTTCTCATGACTTTCGGGTGAAAGCCGTAAACGATCGAGCAACGTTTCCGTATATCCCTTGATGGACGTGATCGGAGTTTTGAGTTCGTGAGAAGCGTTCTGCACGAATTGTTCCCGAATGATATGCGATTGTTTTTCCTCGGTGATGTTTCGGATCACGCCGATGTACATCAGCGTTTTACCGTTCGTTTTCAGAGGATACATCTTGATCGTGTAAAAATTCTGTCCAAGATCGAGTTCCATCTTGGAATCGCTCGGGCCTTTGAGATGATTCAAAACGAATTCCAAAAGTCTCGGGTCTCTTGTTGCATCCGTTACTTTTCTGGATCTTGAATTCGGTTCGATCAAAGAACCCGGAATACTTTTATTCTGAAAAAGAATGGAAGCGTTTTCGGGATCGATCGCAAACACTCCCTCTTTCAGATTTTGTAAAACGGAATCGAACTTTTCCTTTTCGATCGTAAGATCAACGAATTGATTCTTCAATCGGCTGGACATGAGATTGATGGAAGAGGCTAAGTCCGCGAGTTCTCGAATGTCCGAAAGAGCCAACTCGGAACCGAAATCACCTGCGTTGATGTCGCTCGTTTTCTTTTCGATTCTGTCTAGAGGTTCCGCGACTCTCTTCGCGATTGAGTAGGACATGTAGAATGTCCCGAACATAGCAAAGAGAACGTAAAAGGAAAAAAGAAGAATTCTAAAATCAGGATGAATGAACTTCTCCGCGAAAAGTACCGCGCCGGCAACAACGAGGAGTACAAGCAAAAGCAGCCAGTTGCTAAGGAGGAGTTTTGAAAATAAGCTACGCCTCATTGAATCTATAGCCGATTCCGCGTATCGTCTCGAGTCTTTCCTTTTCGTCTCCGAGTTTGTCGCGCAGTCTCTTAATATTTACGTCGACAGCTCTGTCGGTAACGTAAATATCTTTTCCCCAAACTCGGTCCAATAATTTGTCCCTCGTAAAGGCGACGCCCGGGTTGGTCATAAAGAGATTGAGAATCTTATATTCGATGAGGGTTAAATCCACTTCCGAATTGTTGATAAAAGCCTTATGCGCTTTCAGGTTGAGAAAGATGTTTCCGATGGTGATGTTTCCTTCGAATTGTTCCTCTTCCTCTCCTTCTTTCGTTCTTCTTAAAACGGAACGAACTCTAGCGATCAATTCGCGAGTGCTGAACGGTTTACGGACATAGTCGTCCGCGCCGAGTTCTAATCCGAGAACCGCCTCGGTTTCGCCCGATTTTGCGGTAACCATGATGATCGGCATGGAATATTTTTCTTTGATCTTTTTGCAAAGGTCCATACCGCCGATTCCGGGAAGCATCAAATCGAGAATTACGAGATCGGGCGTGTTCTTTTCGAGTTTTGGGAGAACTTCTAACCCGTTTTGGCATGTGTCGACTTGATAGCCGTTTTCTTCGAGGTGGAATCGGATCAGCTCGGCGATATCTTCCTCGTCGTCAACAACGAGGACTTTTTGCCCTGGGTTCCCTGATTGGTTTTTCATGAGTCCTATTCTTTTCCCGGTCTATCGCTGTTTATTTACAAACCGATTTTCCCTTTTTAGAAAACCGGAAACCGCGAGATCCTTTCTGATTAGACCGGGCAATGTTTATAATCCTAATATTCCAGAAATTCGTTACAATTAGAATACGAAAAAATTACAAACTACAGAAATTCGATTTTCAGCGTTTTGTTAAATGACAGAGAGAAAACAAAGATTACTCTTTTTCACCCAATTGCGCGTTGATCTTGCGAATCAAAGTTCTTTGACGGAAAATCGAAAAGACGAGAAAACCCGAGAGCAATAATGTTCCGATCAGATACACTTCGTTCAGACTTCTCAGTCGTTCGTGTTCTTCTTCGATCGCTTTGATGCCTTCGAGATGGGAAATCAGAAAGTAGAACTTGTCCGCGTTAGGCCATTCTTTCTTGGATTCTTCCCTGATTTGAGTAATTAAGATCGCCGCTTCGTCCTTTTTCATTTTTTGGATGATCGGAAATACGCGATCCAAGTCGGCGTTCAGATATTCTCTCGCACCCATCACCGGTTTCGTTTCTTTATCCGCAGCGGAAGACGTCTGATCCGCCGAAAGCGCGTTCGTCGACGCGAGCGCGGAAAAAATCAAAAGCGAGAAAAAGGAAGTTCTAATATTCTTTCTATTCATTCAAAAAAGCCTAATTTATTTTTCCATTCTTTGGTGTATGGATTTCTATAATGGACAAGGTAGATACCGGCTAAAATTGCGAAAACACAAAAGAGAATGCTGCTCGTCACTAAAATGAAAGCGAGAAGTCCCGTTTCGATCAAAAATCCCAGATCCAAAAAGAACAAAACCGTAAGCGGAGAAAACCCGAGCAGAAAAAGACCGGATAAGATAATCTTAATGTGCCGCACGGGAACGATATGGAGCATGACTCTTCGTTTTAAATCCGGGGGAACAGGCGTATTTTCTCGAGGGTTTAGAGTCTCCTCTTCGAAAAAGTGCAGTTTTTCTTCGAGTTCCGGCGGAAGCGAATCGGGTTCGGAGGAATGGGGAACGGAATCATTCTTGTTTTTCATTCTCTTCCTTGTTTAACCAATCCCTCATGATTTCCTTACCCCTGAAAATATAACTCTTTAAAGTGTTCATTTTCAAGTTTAATTTTTTAGAAATTTCTTTATAGGACATATTCTCGAAGTAGTGGAGAGAGATAGGTTTGCGATAGAGTTCGGGAAGGCTTTCAACGAGGTTTCGTATCTTCTCGGAGCTTTCCTGCTTGAGAAGTTTGGCTTCCTGTTCGGAGGCGACTTCTCTTTGTTTATCCTTTTCCGTTTCGGCGAGAATCAGCGCGTCGAGTCCGGCGACCTCCGGGTGTTCTCGCCGGTATCTTCGGATGATTTCGTTTCTTGCGATTACGAACAACCAAGTGGAGAATTGGGATCTACCTTGGAACGTGGATAAACTTTCGAATGCCTTTAAGAATATGTCCTGGGTGAAATCTTCGGCCTCCGTTTCGTTGCGAAAGGCTTTGATCGCTTGAGAATAAACCAATCCTTGATAACGGTTCATCAGCGATTCGAACGAATTGAAATCGCCGTGTAATACTTTTTGAATGCAGTCCCAGTCTTCCTGGTTGCATACAATGGGAAGGTTTTCCCTCATCGAGATCGGGAGAATTTATAATAACAGAGCAATCCTAGACCGGTTCCAAGCGGAACAAGTCCTCCGAGCATTGCGAGCGATTGACCTAATACGGAAATGAATCCGATGGAGAGCGCGATTCCGACAAAGGTCAGGATCAAACCTAAAAAGAAAGAATACGTTCTAAGATCGAAGCTTTCCTTTTTGTAAAGTCCGGCTTTGATGATTTCTATCCTTTGTCTATACCACCAGTAAAAAACGAAAAACAGCAAAGAACATCCGAATACGATTCCGAAGATCGGAACCAAGTAAAGAACCACTTTGTAGTCGGATCCGGAGTTGGAGCTTTGATTCTGAAGGTGTTTCAGAATCAAGTCCAGCGTTTCTAATAATTTTGCTTTTTCTTCTGGGTTCATCTTACAATGGCTGTTGCTTTTTTATTTTCCGCTTTGGTCTTGAAGTAAGGAATTCTTTCTTCGATACCGGGACGGTTGATCAAGGATTGATACCATTCTTCTTCTTGAAAACTTTCTTTTAGGTAGGAATTGCGTATTTCAGTTTGAAATAGATTCTTAATCATCTTCATCGTTGTTTTACCTCCTTTAAATATTACAGTGCGTTTGAACGCTAAAATGTCTTATCAAAAAAACCAAGCTGCAAGGTTCCGGCCCGCTAGGGCTGGCTTCTTATGTCTTATATAAATATCGGCAGTTTGAAAGAATCTGCTCGATAATTTATCGATCCTTTTGAAAAGTTCGAAGTCTCGTTTGGACACTTTGAATTCTTTCCTTCTCCTGTCGACACGGACTAAGAGACAGAATCGTATCCACAATTTTCAGACGGCAAACTAGCTGAAGAAAAAAATGTCTTTTTAATTTTTTTTAGAGAATTTCCGAATCGGATCAAAAAAAGGAGGGCTGCCTAAATTCGGTTCCACTTGAGTCGGTTGCCTTTCAAAACCCGCATATTCGCGCAGAAAGTTTACGATGATTCTTCCCGTAGCTCCCCAGAGTAATCCTTCTTTCAGATCGAAATAATATATTTCGATTTCTTTTGCGCCGGATCTTCGAATACGAATCGAATAGAACGGAGCAGTTTCTAAACGATTCAAATCGAGCAGGATAGAACGTTCTACTTCTTCCGGATTCGTGTTAAAACGAAATGAGCCGCCGTATCGCGCGATAAAGGGAGAAATATGAAATCCCGTGTGCGTAAAAAGTCCGTGATATTCGCCGAGGACTTCGAGAACGGAACTGGATTCTCCCATCTCTTCTTCCCATTCTCGAAGAGCCGTATCCAAAAGATTCTTATCTCGTTTGGAATGAGCGCCGCCGGGAAACGCGATTTGTCCGGGATGCGCTTTCAGATTGGAATTTCTTTTTTGAAGGATGATTCCCTGCGATAAATCCGGGTTTTCGTATATGGGAAGAATGACGGACGAGGCCCTCGATTTTTCCTCTCCGATCGGCGGGGTCGGAATTCCTGTAAAACTTTCCTGAGGAACTGCAAGCTGGGTTTTGAGCGACTGAAAATCAAATCTCATTCTTTACCTGCATTCAGAATTTTGAATATTCCTCTATTCGAATTTTTTGTTAATCGGAATCAATCCTTTGATATTCGATTCGTATGGTACGTTTTCCAGAGCGGCCAGGATCGAAGGTCCGTAATGAACCACTTTCCATTCCGAGAAAAGATTCATCTCCCTGAGTTCGTCGAGCGTCTTCGGATTTCTCTGGGCGAGTTCGGCGATCATCTTATTCGAAGGCATCATCTGATGACTCATTCTCCGAATCGACATGATCGTTTCTCTCCAGATTCTCAAACGTTTGAAACGTTCTCCCTCTTCGTTCGTCAGATTCTCGCCTGGTTTTTTAAATAACTCCGATTTTTGAATCGGAGGTCCGCTCGGATTCGCATAAATTTGAAACAGTGTTTCCGCGTCCTTCTTCCCGAGAATTTCGGTTAACTTAGACATGTCCCTTCTCGATTTAACGAGTTGAACCACTTTCTCGTTGTTGAAGACTCGAAACGGCGCCTTATTCAACTTTCTCGATTTATCGTCCCGAAACACGAGCGTGTCGTAGATAAATCTTCTTTCGTCCGCGCTGTATTCCAAAATATCCGGGAATTTATCCATTGAAATGGAATTTCCTTCGGAACCGGGTTCTTCGGATGCGATCTTGTCGAACTCGGAAAGAGCTTCCTCGTAGAGGCTTCTCTTTGTGAGTTCTTCCTTCATCTTTTCCCAAATCGTTTCTAAATAAACCGTATCCAAAGCGGCGTATTGAAGTTGGCTTTTTTCCAACGGCCGCTTTTCCCAGTTAGACTTCTGTTCCTTCTTGGAAAGTTTAATTTTATGATAATAATCGACGAGGTACGTTAGAGAATACTGCTCGTGATCCAAAAGACGGGAACTGAATCCAGTATCGGCGATATTTACGAACTTAAAACCGAAATCTTTTTTTAGAGCTTTGATATCATCGATGGCTGAATGGAAGATTTTTAGAATTTTTTTATCTTCGAATACGCTTCCGAGACCATCTAAGTTTTGTAGCTTTAACGGATCGATGATGTAATTTTTTCCCTTAGCCGAAATTTGAATCAGACAGACCCTGGAAAAATACGTATAATAACCGGAGGACTCCGTATCGATGGAGATAGAGTCCGCCTGGCTCAAATTAATGAGAACGAGTTGTAGGCTTCGAATTGTATCTACGACTATGTAGTCGGAATTTATTTGCATGAAAAACGCGACCTGAGATTTTAAGCTTAAGAAGGCAGAGAATGAGTCGAATTCCCGATAAATCCAGAGTAAGAAGACAAGCCCAGGATGACAAACCAAAAGATGAATGTGCGATTTTTGGTATATTTAATTCATCGGAAGCATCGAATTTCACATATTTAGGTCTCTATTCGATGCAGCATCGGGGCCAGGAATCCAGCGGGATCGTCTCCTCCGACGGGGAACACCTCTACCGCTACGCCGGAATGGGGCTGGTCGCCAATATCTTCACTGAAACCAAACTCAAGGAACTTCAGGGCAATTCGGCCATCGGTCACAATCGTTATTCCACGACCGGAGCCAGCTTTCTAAGAAACGCACAACCACTACGGGTGGAATCCCATCTCGGAGCGGTTTCCTTGGCTCACAACGGAAATCTGGTCAATTCTTGGGAGCTCAGAAGCCAGCTTGAAAAGGAAGGAAGTATTTTCCAAACCACGATCGACTCGGAAGTGATCGTTCACCTCATGGCCCGTTCCGGAGAAAACGACTTTCTGTCGGCGCTTTCTTCCGCCCTCAAAAAAGTAAGAGGGGCGTATTCGCTTGTCATTCTTACCAAATCCCAGTTGATCGCGGTGCGCGATCCGAACGGATTCCGTCCGTTGGTGATGGGCCGCAGAGAAGACGGATCGATCGTATTCGCTTCCGAAACCTGCGCCTTCGACATCACCGATACGAAATACGAAAGAGACGTGGAACCGGGCGAGATGATCGTCGTCGATAAAAACGGAGTGAATTCCTATTATCCGTTTCCTAAAGCGACCCCAAGTCTTTGTATTTTCGAATACATCTATTTTGCAAGACCGGATTCCAACATCTTCGGCGAATCCGTTTACAAGGTTCGGAAGAATTTAGGAAGATTCTTAGCCAGAGAATTACCTGTAGAAGCGGACGTTGTGATTCCGGTTCCCGATTCAGCGAGCATCGCAGCTTTAGGTTACGCGGAAGAATCCGGAATTTCCTATCAATCCGGATTGATTCGTTCTCATTATATCGGAAGAACGTTCATCGAACCCGATCAGAAGATCCGAGATTTCGGAGCCAAGATTAAATACAACGTGGTTCGAAACGTCGTCGAAGGAAAACGAGTGATCGTGGTCGACGATTCCATCATGAGAGGAACGACAAGCCGAAAGATCATTAAGATGATCCGAAACGCGGGCGCCAAAGAAATCCATCTCCGAGTTTCCGCACCTCCGACCATCTCCCCTTGCTACTACGGAATCGATATTCCGACCCACAACGAACTGATCGCCGCAACACACACCATCGAAGAAATCCGCAAATACTTAAGAGTCGATAGCATTGCCTATCTTTCCGTCGAGTCCATGAACCGCGCGGTTCTGGATCACAAAGGCGGAGGATTCTGCAACGCTTGTTTTACGGCTCAGTATCCGGTGGAGTTTCAGAGCGAAGTCGGAAATCAAAAGAGTTTATTCAAAGAATATCAAGTGGAAGAAAGGGCCGTTTATTAAAACGACCTCCCGGAATCGGAAAGGATTGAAACGGAGAATGGAGAAGCCTTTCGTTGTTCAAGACGAAAGGCTTTTTTATTTCTAAGATCGTCAAATCTTATCGGCAGTCGGATGTTCCTTGTCGATTTTGACCTTCATGTTGTGGAACGGTCTTTCGATGATCAGATATAAAATCCAACAAACCAAAAAGATCTTCAAACAAACGACGACATAGATCGAAAAGAATCCGGTCCAGGAAAGATTGTCGAAGCCCATTTCCTTTCTCACGAAACGAATCGCCAAAACTCCGTGCCATAAGTAGATCGTGTAACTCAATCGGGAAATCGGTCTGAATACGAAGGAAGCGAAGAATTTATAAATCGGACTCGCCGGTATCATCGCGGAAAACGTAAGAAGAATAAAGACGATATGATATACGTTGTAACTTAACGTATAGAGCAAAAGTTCGTTCTTTCGAAGCTGAACTCCGATAAAGAACAAAACGATCGTCCCGACAAAAAGTAAAACTGCATGCAGTCCCTTCCAATTATCGAAATACTTTCTATTAAAGATTTCGAATGCAATTACTCCTAAAAAAAGCGCATCAAATCTCGTGTGTGTTGCGTAGTAGATTCCACCGAGCGGTCCATAGTAAAAATGATAGATCCGAAAAAAAATGGGAATGATATAAATTACGGACAAAAGCAGCATCCTTTTCTGAAACGGAAGCTTAAATAGAACGAATAAACAGAGAAAAGGAAGTACGATGTAAAAGTGCTGTTCGAGGGAAAGGGACCAGCCGAATTCGAACATTCGATCAGGGTTATAGTTGGAATACAAAAAAATATCAGACCAAGGATTTGAAATGGCTTCATTAGCTCGATTCAATACGAATTGTTCGATTTCAGTGGGATTCGTTTTTGCTTTCATTTCCTTGTAGATGACCAGAGAAAATAAGAAGGTGATGATTAAGACCGTATAGTAAGCCGGATAGATTCTAAGGATCCTTTTTAAATAAAATTCTTTGATATTGATCGTGGAATATTTTTCATAGGCGCGGAACAAACCGGCATAGATCAAAAGTCCGCTCAAAAGAAAAAACAAATCCATAAAGTGATGCATACTCATGATCGAGTCGAGGGTCGTTTGTGTAACCAACCCCTTTTCCAAAAAGTTATGAGTGTTGTTCTCCCATAGGTGAAAGAAAAGAACGATCAAAATCGAAAAGGCTCTGAGTCCATTTAACGATTCGATCTCTTTAGGGTCTTTTTTAAAAACGCCGAAAAGGTAATCTAAGATCTTGGTCTTCATCTGTATCTCTTTGTTCCCAAACGGCCCTTGTATAATTGGATCGGGCCTTCACCTTGATGGCCGTTGGGAGGGTCTGCGTCAACTCGTAAACGGCTCCGAATCGGCGGCTTAAAGCTCGTTGATTCCGATAAGAAATTATGGCGGCATCGATTTTTAGGATCGCATGCGTTCAAAACACAGCCTTTCACCAACGCTTTGATTCGATGTTTTACAAAGAATTCTTCAGTTGAGAAGCCAGTTTTCCTAACGTCTTGATTTTTTCTTCCACCTTCGGAGTAAGCTTAATTCCTCCGCTCAAACGCAAAAAGTTTCTGAAGTTCCCGGTGCCCGAAAAGATCGGACCGGGTGCGACCGATATGTTGTGTTTCCACGCTTCGTTTTGTAAAAGAAGGCTGTCGATCTTATCCGGTAGTTCGATCCAAAATACGAGACCGCCTTGCGGGTTGGAAATCGAAGTGGATTCCGGGAAATGTTTTAAAACCGATTCTCGGATTTTAGCAAGATTGGAAGAAAGATTCCTACGCAGCATCTTTAAGTTCCTTTCGTATGAGGTTTTCAAATATTCGCTTAAAGCGATTTGAGGAATGCTCGGGAGAGCGAGTCTCGAAAGTTTAATTTCTTTTTGAAGCTCGTGTCCTTTTTTTCCCGGTACGATCCATCCGATTCGGAGATCGGGCGATATAATCTTTGAATACGAAGAAATCTTATATACGTTTTCTTTTTTATCGAAGGACTTTAAGGAAAGAGGACGCGAAGAATTGAAATACAAATCTCCGTAAATATCGTCCTCGATGATCGGAATATTTTTGTTCGCGCATAAATCGACGAACGCCTTTTTATTCTCGTTGGAAACAAGACTTCCCGTAGGGTTTTGAAAATTCGGATTGAGGATGATGCATTGAATTGGATAACGATTCAGCGCTTCCTCGAAATGGGAAAGGCTCATGCCGTAAAGCGGGTCGACCGGGATTTCCAAAAGTTTTCTTCCCATCCTTTGAACGCTTTGCAAAATTCCGAAATAAACGGGAGATTCTACCGCGATTAAATCCCCCGGCTTTGTAAGAACCTTGATACAAAGATTGAGCGCGTCCTGACATCCGTTCGTTACGATGATTTCGGATTCGTGCGTCGAAACCCCCTGCAAAGAAGAACGAAGGGACAACTGTTTTCTGAGTCCGACGTATCCTTGCGAATTTTGATAGTTATGGCTGTCTGCGATCAAGATCGCTTTTTTAAGATTCTTATGCAAAGAAGGAATCGGTAGATATTCCTTTTCCGGGATTCCCGTTCCCAAAGGAAGAATATCAGGATTTTGTAATGAATCGATGAGCGAGGAAATTCTTTCATCGATTCCGAAAGAGGAAACAAGCTTCGGCTTTTTGGGCATGGTGGGAAGTTTCGAAGTTCCCTTCCTGGCGAGAACCACGTAACCCGATTTTGGCCTGGATTCGATATACCCTTCGTTTTCCAAAAGTTCGTATGCGAGCAGGACCGTGGAAATGCTCACTTTTTTTTCCTGAGAAATTTTCCGCAAAGAAGGAAGTTTGTCCCCTGCTCGCAAAATACCCGATTCAAGCATAGCTTTGAGACTGCCTGCGATCGTTTCGTATTTTGAATTTTGATCTGTACCGGTTAAAATGCTCATTTCTGTATCTGTTATGATCGTTGTAAATTTGTTATAACAGAAGAAGTTCAGGAAGGAAATCATTTTTTATGAAACTTAGAATTCTTCAGATCGACGCCTTTGCGGAAAAAGTCTTTCAAGGAAATCCCGCCGCCGTTTGTCCTTTGCAGGAATGGATTTCCGACGAACGGATGCAAAAGATCGCGATGGAGAATAACCTAAGTGAAACCGTGTTCTTCGTTCGAGAAGGAGAATCGTATCGTATTCGTTGGTTTACGCCGCTTCGTGAAGTCGACTTGTGCGGACACGCTACGCTTGCGACTGCGTTTTATTTATTTAACGAGGGCGCATTTAAGGGCGATCGGATCCGTTTTCAATCCCTATCGGGAGAATTAAACGTATTCAAAAAAGAGAATATTCTATATCTCGATTTTCCTTCCCGAAAACCGGCGCCTGTCACTGCGTCGGAACCGATCTTGAATTCGTTTTCGATTCGTCCCAAGGAAGTTTGGAAAGCGCGGGATTATATGTTCGTCTACGAAAACGAAACCCAACTTCGAGATGTGCAATGCGACATCCAGGGATTGAGAAACATGGACGCGTTAGGCGTTATTCTAACCTGCCCTGGTTCGGGTGAATTCGACTTTTTATCCCGATTTTTTTCCGCGAGCATCGGCTTAGCCGAAGATCCGGTTACCGGTTCTTCCCATTGCACGCTCATTCCGTTTTGGTCCGAACGTCTGAACAAAAAGAGTCTCCATGCCTTTCAGGCCTCGAGCAGAGGAGGAAAACTTTTCTGCGA
Proteins encoded:
- a CDS encoding HAMP domain-containing sensor histidine kinase, encoding MRRSLFSKLLLSNWLLLLVLLVVAGAVLFAEKFIHPDFRILLFSFYVLFAMFGTFYMSYSIAKRVAEPLDRIEKKTSDINAGDFGSELALSDIRELADLASSINLMSSRLKNQFVDLTIEKEKFDSVLQNLKEGVFAIDPENASILFQNKSIPGSLIEPNSRSRKVTDATRDPRLLEFVLNHLKGPSDSKMELDLGQNFYTIKMYPLKTNGKTLMYIGVIRNITEEKQSHIIREQFVQNASHELKTPITSIKGYTETLLDRLRLSPESHEKRFLDAISRNTDRMVRIVEDMLTITRIENQTKIAGDEEFSLKSLVENLSYTVEGVVSSKGQKFVVEMPEPLMIAADWVLLEHMLLNLISNASSYSPEGKTITLKILPVKTDQVQFQVIDQGIGIQDEDKSRIFERFFRVDKNRSRKEGGTGLGLSIVKHIVRLHHGSVKVFDNPEGGTIFAVTIPIRYQAEVS
- a CDS encoding response regulator, encoding MKNQSGNPGQKVLVVDDEEDIAELIRFHLEENGYQVDTCQNGLEVLPKLEKNTPDLVILDLMLPGIGGMDLCKKIKEKYSMPIIMVTAKSGETEAVLGLELGADDYVRKPFSTRELIARVRSVLRRTKEGEEEEQFEGNITIGNIFLNLKAHKAFINNSEVDLTLIEYKILNLFMTNPGVAFTRDKLLDRVWGKDIYVTDRAVDVNIKRLRDKLGDEKERLETIRGIGYRFNEA
- a CDS encoding RNA polymerase sigma factor — its product is MRENLPIVCNQEDWDCIQKVLHGDFNSFESLMNRYQGLVYSQAIKAFRNETEAEDFTQDIFLKAFESLSTFQGRSQFSTWLFVIARNEIIRRYRREHPEVAGLDALILAETEKDKQREVASEQEAKLLKQESSEKIRNLVESLPELYRKPISLHYFENMSYKEISKKLNLKMNTLKSYIFRGKEIMRDWLNKEENEKQE
- a CDS encoding LIMLP_16695 family PerRB-regulated protein gives rise to the protein MKMIKNLFQTEIRNSYLKESFQEEEWYQSLINRPGIEERIPYFKTKAENKKATAIVR
- a CDS encoding NUDIX hydrolase, which produces MRFDFQSLKTQLAVPQESFTGIPTPPIGEEKSRASSVILPIYENPDLSQGIILQKRNSNLKAHPGQIAFPGGAHSKRDKNLLDTALREWEEEMGESSSVLEVLGEYHGLFTHTGFHISPFIARYGGSFRFNTNPEEVERSILLDLNRLETAPFYSIRIRRSGAKEIEIYYFDLKEGLLWGATGRIIVNFLREYAGFERQPTQVEPNLGSPPFFDPIRKFSKKN
- a CDS encoding ribonuclease D, whose translation is MQINSDYIVVDTIRSLQLVLINLSQADSISIDTESSGYYTYFSRVCLIQISAKGKNYIIDPLKLQNLDGLGSVFEDKKILKIFHSAIDDIKALKKDFGFKFVNIADTGFSSRLLDHEQYSLTYLVDYYHKIKLSKKEQKSNWEKRPLEKSQLQYAALDTVYLETIWEKMKEELTKRSLYEEALSEFDKIASEEPGSEGNSISMDKFPDILEYSADERRFIYDTLVFRDDKSRKLNKAPFRVFNNEKVVQLVKSRRDMSKLTEILGKKDAETLFQIYANPSGPPIQKSELFKKPGENLTNEEGERFKRLRIWRETIMSIRRMSHQMMPSNKMIAELAQRNPKTLDELREMNLFSEWKVVHYGPSILAALENVPYESNIKGLIPINKKFE
- the purF gene encoding amidophosphoribosyltransferase, producing the protein MSRIPDKSRVRRQAQDDKPKDECAIFGIFNSSEASNFTYLGLYSMQHRGQESSGIVSSDGEHLYRYAGMGLVANIFTETKLKELQGNSAIGHNRYSTTGASFLRNAQPLRVESHLGAVSLAHNGNLVNSWELRSQLEKEGSIFQTTIDSEVIVHLMARSGENDFLSALSSALKKVRGAYSLVILTKSQLIAVRDPNGFRPLVMGRREDGSIVFASETCAFDITDTKYERDVEPGEMIVVDKNGVNSYYPFPKATPSLCIFEYIYFARPDSNIFGESVYKVRKNLGRFLARELPVEADVVIPVPDSASIAALGYAEESGISYQSGLIRSHYIGRTFIEPDQKIRDFGAKIKYNVVRNVVEGKRVIVVDDSIMRGTTSRKIIKMIRNAGAKEIHLRVSAPPTISPCYYGIDIPTHNELIAATHTIEEIRKYLRVDSIAYLSVESMNRAVLDHKGGGFCNACFTAQYPVEFQSEVGNQKSLFKEYQVEERAVY
- a CDS encoding acyltransferase family protein, with protein sequence MKTKILDYLFGVFKKDPKEIESLNGLRAFSILIVLFFHLWENNTHNFLEKGLVTQTTLDSIMSMHHFMDLFFLLSGLLIYAGLFRAYEKYSTINIKEFYLKRILRIYPAYYTVLIITFLFSLVIYKEMKAKTNPTEIEQFVLNRANEAISNPWSDIFLYSNYNPDRMFEFGWSLSLEQHFYIVLPFLCLFVLFKLPFQKRMLLLSVIYIIPIFFRIYHFYYGPLGGIYYATHTRFDALFLGVIAFEIFNRKYFDNWKGLHAVLLFVGTIVLFFIGVQLRKNELLLYTLSYNVYHIVFILLTFSAMIPASPIYKFFASFVFRPISRLSYTIYLWHGVLAIRFVRKEMGFDNLSWTGFFSIYVVVCLKIFLVCWILYLIIERPFHNMKVKIDKEHPTADKI
- a CDS encoding PLP-dependent aminotransferase family protein, which translates into the protein MSILTGTDQNSKYETIAGSLKAMLESGILRAGDKLPSLRKISQEKKVSISTVLLAYELLENEGYIESRPKSGYVVLARKGTSKLPTMPKKPKLVSSFGIDERISSLIDSLQNPDILPLGTGIPEKEYLPIPSLHKNLKKAILIADSHNYQNSQGYVGLRKQLSLRSSLQGVSTHESEIIVTNGCQDALNLCIKVLTKPGDLIAVESPVYFGILQSVQRMGRKLLEIPVDPLYGMSLSHFEEALNRYPIQCIILNPNFQNPTGSLVSNENKKAFVDLCANKNIPIIEDDIYGDLYFNSSRPLSLKSFDKKENVYKISSYSKIISPDLRIGWIVPGKKGHELQKEIKLSRLALPSIPQIALSEYLKTSYERNLKMLRRNLSSNLAKIRESVLKHFPESTSISNPQGGLVFWIELPDKIDSLLLQNEAWKHNISVAPGPIFSGTGNFRNFLRLSGGIKLTPKVEEKIKTLGKLASQLKNSL
- a CDS encoding PhzF family phenazine biosynthesis protein, which translates into the protein MKLRILQIDAFAEKVFQGNPAAVCPLQEWISDERMQKIAMENNLSETVFFVREGESYRIRWFTPLREVDLCGHATLATAFYLFNEGAFKGDRIRFQSLSGELNVFKKENILYLDFPSRKPAPVTASEPILNSFSIRPKEVWKARDYMFVYENETQLRDVQCDIQGLRNMDALGVILTCPGSGEFDFLSRFFSASIGLAEDPVTGSSHCTLIPFWSERLNKKSLHAFQASSRGGKLFCEDLDERVRIGGTCVSYLEGWIEI